Genomic segment of Mycobacterium botniense:
GGTTCGGCGCGCACCGGATGCGCGCTGCTCCGGTGCCCGTGCACCACCGCGGTCACCGGTCGCCGGCGCGCTGATCAGAAACGGTTTCACCGGTTTCCAGCCAGTGCGCGCACCGGGCACCCAACTTCGCTACCGCGGCGCGATCGAAGCGGTCAATCTGCGCCGGACTCAACTCGGCACGGTAATCGCGCTGCGGCCCTTTGTGGAAAAAGGCCTTCGCATCCGACATGTGTCCCCCACCAAACGGCGCCATCTTCTCCGCCCGGGCCCGCATATACTCAAACGAGCAATGCTCAACAATGGCATCCATACGCAGCGATGCGGGATCGATGCCGAGAAACCGCGCCAGCCGCGCGATTTCGCGCCGCAAATCATCTTTGAGTTGCTGGTAGTGCACCAGCAGCACATTGGGCTCATCCCGGAGCCGCCACCACGAGCTCACAACATCAAACAAATCGCAACAGCCATACCCATCGGTATCCAGCCACACGTCGAAGAAGTCCTGCACGTTCGCCGGAATCACCAGATCCACATGCTCCGGACACCAGCTGGCATGTATCCGGTTGATCGTCGACATCGTCTCATCCGAAAAGTTCTTCAGATAGTTATGGAAGCTGATCCCCAGATCTTTCCCGTTTCGACCGACGAACACATACCGGGCCTCCGCAGCAATCGGCAGCGCATCCGCCGGCAGATGCGATTTGATCACCCGCCGAATCCCTGCCTCACGCTGCTCCTTTAACACCGTCAGCATCTTGGCGTGATCACCCCAACTGGAATCCAGCCACGGAGACGTATCGGAAAGCCCTTCACCCTTCTCCTCCCCGTTGTGCAATATCTGCTGAATGATCCGTTGAGTCCACGTGGTACCCGCCTTAAACGGATCCGCGACAACAATATCCCCCTCAACAAAACCACCCTGCGCCAGGAAATCCTCCCACACCATCGAATTAGATAGGTAATCTGGCTCTTCGCAGTTGAGGGTGTAGAGGTGGTCGGCGCGTCGCTGCCGGGATAGGGGTCGAGGTCTTCTGATGATGGGAGTTTCCATACTGCCTATCAGAAGACCTCGACGTGCCTGACGCTACCTTCGCTTGCCCCGATCTGACCATGTTCTGCCGCCTTGATGAGCTCGGGCTGGAGGTGACCGGCCAACGCCTGCAGGCTGATCGGGCGGTGCTGGCGTGCCGGATCGTCGATGACGACTCGTGGTGTCGCCGCTGCGGGGAACAGGGCACCCCCCGCGACACCGTCACTCGGGAATTGGCGCATGAGCCGTTCGGGTGGCGGCCGACGACCTTGCTGGTCACCGTGCGCCGTTACCGGTGTGCCGGCTGTGCGCATGTGTGGCGCCAAGACAGCAGTGCTGCGGCCGAGCCGCGGGCCAAGCTGTCGCGACGGGCTCTGCGTTGGGCCTTGGAAGCCCTGGTGTGTCAACACCTGAGCGTGGCACGAGTCGCTGAAGGCCTCGGGGTGTCGTGGAACACCGCCAACAGCGCGGTGCTGGCCGAAGGCCGGCGCGTGCTCATCGACGATCCCGGCCGGTTCGACGGTGTGCGCGTCATCGGCGTCGACGAGCACGTGTGGCGCCACACCCGCAAAGGCGACAAGCACGTCACGGTGATCATCGATCTGACCGCGGTGCGCGACGGAACCGGTCCTGCTCGGCTGCTCGACATGGTCGAAGGACGCTCCAAACAGGCCTTCAAGACCTGGCTAGCTGAGCGGCCCAAATCCTGGCGTGACGGCGTGCAAGTCGTTGCGATGGACGGATTCACCGGGTTCAAGACCGCCACCAGCGACGAACTGCCCGAAGCGGTCGCGGTGATGGACCCCTTCCATGTGGTCCGGCTCGCCGGTGACGCCCTCGATGAGTGCCGACGCCGCGTCCAGCTGGACACCTGCGGGCACCGTGGCCGCAAAACCGATCCGCTCTACGCCTGCCGGCACACCCTACACACCGGCGCCGACCTGCTCACCGACAAACAGAAGATCCGGCTGCACGCCCTGTTCGCCGCCGACGCCCATGTCGAGGTTGAAGCCACCTGGACGATCTATCAGCGCACCGTCGCTGCCTACCGCGAACCCAACCGGGCCAAGGGCCGCGCGATGATGCAGGCCGTGATCGACACCCTCAGCCGTGGCGTCCCCAAAGCCCTGCGCGAGCTCATCACACTGGGCCGCACGTTGAAGAAACGGGCCGGCGACATCCTGGCCTACTTCGACCGGCCTGGAACCAGCAACGGCCCAACCGAAGCCATCAACGGCCGACTCGAACACCTGCGCGGCTCCGCCTTCGGATTTCGCAACCTCACCAACTACATCGCCCGATCACTACTAGAAACCGGCGGATTCAGACCCCAACTACACCCTCAATCATGAAGAGCCGGTAATCTTTGAACACCCTGGCCGGAGTGATGAGCTGTTTACTCACGGCGTGTCCTCCTCTCCGTGTAAACCAACGATACGAACGTCTATCGCACCGACTGAAATTCGCCGCAATTCTAAAACTCCGGTCTTCCCCTGGAGAACACCTCGGCACTCTCTCCCCGAGATTCTCGATACTCCGAAAAGGGCGGGACAACTCCCACCTTCTCAAGGTATGAAAGAACTTGGTTCGCCAGCGAATCTGGATCCTTCTTAGCCCCTTCAAGTTTCACTTCTGGGTTGAGCGGAGGTTCATAGGGATCATCAATTCCAGTGAATCCCTTAATCTCTCCGGCTCTCGCTTTCTTGTAGAGTCCCTTAGGATCGCGCTTTTCACATACCTCTAAGGGGGTGTCGATGAAAATCTCGATGAAATCCCCATCGCCGAGACTGGCCCGCACTCTGTCACGATCACGCCGATATGGACTGATAAATCCAGCCAACACTATGATTCCCGCATCACAGAACAACTTTGCAACCGCGCCGATCCGCCGGATATTCTCTTCGCGGTCTTCGGCTGAAAATCCGAGCCCAAAACGCCGCGCGAAGTCTTTTCCATGCTGCTCTTCAAGTATTCCGGGGCCGGCATTGAGCCCATAGCGTACATTGTCCCCGTCCAGCACATAGCTCCGCACTGCCCGCTCATAAAGTTTCCGATCGACCAAATTCGCGACCGTACTCTTACCGGAGCCGCTCAGCCCGGTAAACCAGATAACGCATCCCCTGTGACCATTGAGCCTCTCTCGTTCACTGCGCGTAACGCTCTGGGGATGCCAGGTAATATCAGGACTCATATCGAACCTCTTTCGCCACGGAGAGCCCCCGGGGGATAGCCGGTGGTGGCGGAATACGCAACATATGCTGCCGACCGCCTCGAGCTGGCCCCGTCGTCGCTTCGCGCAGTGCGGGGCTCTGACGAAATACGTACCGCTCCATCAGCGGGACCACTTGCCATGGCCACACAATCAGCAGCCCGGTCACGTCGACCGGCGTCAACACTAGAATAGTAAAATTGCGTTGCAGCGAATCTCGTCTCGTTCACGATCATCGCCCCTGACTTCGAGTGACCTGACGTCGACGATAAACTTTCACCGCCCGTCGCCACATCCCATTCCAGTAACCGGAGGGATTTGCGCTCGACGGGACTCACGTTCAGACCGGGTAGCGGCGAAATACATCGGCAACATGTTCTTCCTGCCCCGGTCATGATCGGCGCTCCCCACGACGGCCGTCCTGATCGACAGCGATTTGCGTCCGATCATCGAGAATGCGGATCAGGTGGTCACGGTTTTGACTGCTCATTGCGCCCTTCTCGCTCTTGTCGACGTGGCCTGGTCGGCTTCAGGTGTGTGTGCTGCCGACACGCCTACTCTCCGGAGCCCGACGTCAGCTCTCTGGGGCCGGATGTAGCGCACCCAGGCCAGGACGGCGGCGCCGATGTAGCACACCAAGAAGATCCAGAATGCCGGCGTCTCGGTGCCGGTGCTGTTATAGGACTGCCGCAGAACCAAGTTGATCCCCACACTGCCGAGCGCACCAAACGCTCCCGCTAATCCGATCAACGCGCCCGACCTGACACGCGCCCAGTCTTGGCGTTCAAGATCGCTGAGATTCAGTGCACGGCTGCGGGCTTCGAAGACCGAGGGGATCAGTTTGTACACCGCCGCCTTACCTATCCCGGTGAGGATGAACAATGCGATGAAGCCAATCACGTAGCCGGTCATCGTCGATAGCGTCACCGGGCCACGCGGACCATGAGTGAGATCGTGGTGGGCGCTGACCGCGATCACCAATCCTGCGGCGACGATTGCCCCGGCGAAGGCGCTGAGGGTGACGCGCCCGCCGCCGAAGTGGTCGCTTAGTCTGCCGCCGACGATGCGGGCCAGCGACCCCAGCAATGGCCCGATAAAAGCGATCTCGGCCGCGTGCAGCGCGGCCTGCCCGTTGGTTTGCCCACTGGCCACGAAGTTGTGCTGCAGTACCTGACCGAAAGCGAAGGCGAAACCCAAAAACGACCCGGAGGCGCACAAATACAGAAACGAGATCACCCACGAGTCCAACACCGGCACAATTGCCCGCAAGTTGGCTATCGACAGACCAGCGCGGTGCGCGACAACATTGTCCATAAACAGGGCCGCCCCCACACCCCCGATGGCCAGCAGCACCAAATAGATCGCGCATACCCAGTAGGGCGCCTCATGCCCAGCGGTGGCCAGCACCACCAATCCGACCGCCTGGATACCTGCCGACCCGAGGTTGGCCATCCCCGGTCAAACCCAGCGCAAAGCCCTTGAGCCGCTGTGGATACAAACCGTCGGCCTTGGCCAGCGACGCCGAATAATTACCACCACCCAATCCGGTCAACGCCGCACAGACCAGATACGGCCACAACGGCCAACCAGGATGCGCCAACAACACGATAGCCCCACAGGTGGGAATCAACAGCACCACTGAGGAAAACGTCGTCCAGTTGCGCCCCCCGAACCAGTTGACCGCCAGTGCATAGGGAATCCGCGCCAGCGCCCCGACCAGTGACGCGGTGGCGTCGATCAAAAGCTTGTCACCGGTGGAAAAACCGTAGACCGACTGCGGCATAAACAGCACCATCACCGACCACAAATACCAAACCGAAAAAGCAACATGCACATTCACGATCAACCAGAACAGATTCCGGCGAGCGATCGCATTGCCGCCGGCCTCCCAAGCCACAGCGTCTTCCGGATTCCACTCCGTGATGCGCGTACGCACCATACGGTGTTTCCCTTTCCGAGCTATCCGGCCTAGCCGTCAACCCATCTCGCAAGAAGCGGAACCGCGGTTCGCGTCAGGGTGGTCAATGATTCCGCATCTACCAAATCGGAACAACCTCGGTTTGGCGGTGTTTGGTCATCGCCACGTAGAACCCGCAGCAAGGATCGCCATCCGACGAGGCTCATCAGCCACAATGGTTGTCCAACGTGCGGGCCGAACTTCCTGGCGGCTGTTGCCGTGAGGACGGCACGTGCGTGGGCGGTCAACCAGGGCTCGTCGAGTCCGTGATTGAGAATCCGCAGCGCTGACTCAGCCGGGCGGACAACTGCGGGCGACGGGCACGTCAACGGCTCCGCAATCGGGGGATTCACCTGCGCGGTGGTCCCGCCCGCACCGACACCGTGGTCCTCACCATCGAGACCGATCGATCCGAGGGCAGCCCGATCGCCGCAAGGGAGCCCAAATCGCCGGGCACCGGCCGAACTGGTCGGCGCCAGGGGTTTAAACCGGCCGCAGGAGTCCACAACCGCTGTCGGAGATACCGGTGAACATCGAGCGGCCACTTTGTTGTTCCTCCGCGTCCCAT
This window contains:
- a CDS encoding sulfotransferase domain-containing protein, encoding MVWEDFLAQGGFVEGDIVVADPFKAGTTWTQRIIQQILHNGEEKGEGLSDTSPWLDSSWGDHAKMLTVLKEQREAGIRRVIKSHLPADALPIAAEARYVFVGRNGKDLGISFHNYLKNFSDETMSTINRIHASWCPEHVDLVIPANVQDFFDVWLDTDGYGCCDLFDVVSSWWRLRDEPNVLLVHYQQLKDDLRREIARLARFLGIDPASLRMDAIVEHCSFEYMRARAEKMAPFGGGHMSDAKAFFHKGPQRDYRAELSPAQIDRFDRAAVAKLGARCAHWLETGETVSDQRAGDR
- a CDS encoding ISL3 family transposase, with translation MPDATFACPDLTMFCRLDELGLEVTGQRLQADRAVLACRIVDDDSWCRRCGEQGTPRDTVTRELAHEPFGWRPTTLLVTVRRYRCAGCAHVWRQDSSAAAEPRAKLSRRALRWALEALVCQHLSVARVAEGLGVSWNTANSAVLAEGRRVLIDDPGRFDGVRVIGVDEHVWRHTRKGDKHVTVIIDLTAVRDGTGPARLLDMVEGRSKQAFKTWLAERPKSWRDGVQVVAMDGFTGFKTATSDELPEAVAVMDPFHVVRLAGDALDECRRRVQLDTCGHRGRKTDPLYACRHTLHTGADLLTDKQKIRLHALFAADAHVEVEATWTIYQRTVAAYREPNRAKGRAMMQAVIDTLSRGVPKALRELITLGRTLKKRAGDILAYFDRPGTSNGPTEAINGRLEHLRGSAFGFRNLTNYIARSLLETGGFRPQLHPQS
- the cysC gene encoding adenylyl-sulfate kinase, whose amino-acid sequence is MSPDITWHPQSVTRSERERLNGHRGCVIWFTGLSGSGKSTVANLVDRKLYERAVRSYVLDGDNVRYGLNAGPGILEEQHGKDFARRFGLGFSAEDREENIRRIGAVAKLFCDAGIIVLAGFISPYRRDRDRVRASLGDGDFIEIFIDTPLEVCEKRDPKGLYKKARAGEIKGFTGIDDPYEPPLNPEVKLEGAKKDPDSLANQVLSYLEKVGVVPPFSEYRESRGESAEVFSRGRPEF